One Salinimonas marina DNA segment encodes these proteins:
- the fabA gene encoding 3-hydroxyacyl-[acyl-carrier-protein] dehydratase FabA produces MSDKQHSYNRDELLACSQGELFGPGNAQLPAPNMLMMDRIVSITEDGGAYGKGEMIAELDIDPELWFFKCHFPGDPVMPGCLGLDAMWQLVGFFLGWSGGPGKGRALGVGEVKFTGQILPTAKKVTYRISMKRVIKRKLFMGQADGIVEVDGREIYSAKDLKVGLFQDTSNF; encoded by the coding sequence ATGTCCGATAAACAACATAGCTATAATCGTGATGAATTACTGGCGTGTAGTCAGGGAGAGCTGTTCGGGCCGGGCAATGCGCAGCTACCCGCGCCCAACATGCTGATGATGGACCGTATCGTGTCTATTACCGAAGATGGCGGCGCCTACGGTAAGGGTGAAATGATTGCCGAATTGGATATCGATCCTGAATTGTGGTTTTTCAAATGCCATTTCCCCGGCGACCCGGTGATGCCAGGTTGTCTGGGACTCGATGCCATGTGGCAACTGGTTGGTTTCTTTTTAGGCTGGAGCGGTGGTCCTGGTAAAGGACGCGCGTTGGGCGTAGGCGAAGTGAAATTTACCGGACAGATTTTGCCGACAGCAAAAAAAGTGACCTATCGCATCAGCATGAAACGGGTGATTAAGCGTAAATTATTCATGGGTCAGGCCGACGGTATAGTGGAAGTGGATGGCCGTGAGATTTATTCGGCGAAAGATTTAAAAGTCGGCTTATTTCAGGATACGTCTAACTTTTAA
- a CDS encoding cryptochrome/photolyase family protein produces MAASLRLILGDQLTLSLPILQQANKQHDVILLAEVKEEATYVKHHKKKLVLLFSAMRHFAQTLKDEGYRVCYREYGDEDNQGSLLNEVKRCLQENEALTQVVVTEPGEYRLLKSMQQWSSQLDTPVEISEDPRFYASVDDFKEWAKDRKSLRMEFFYREMRKKHQILMEQGEPAGGKWNYDASNRKAMPANVHPPEPTRFSPDTVTKEVISLVETEFSDHFGDIGAFHYAVTRDQALQVLNEFIEQRLPDFGKYQDAMRHNMPWLFHSHISFYLNCGLLSAREVVQQAEAAWYAGEAPLNSVEGFIRQILGWREYVRGFYWHSMPQLQSDNYFNAKRDLPEFFWTGHTNMNCLRQCIQDTKHHAYAHHIQRLMVIGNFSLLCELAPEQVQKWYLLVYADAYEWVELPNVAGMILYADGGNLASKPYISSGSYINKMSDYCKNCGYSVSKKTGDKACPFNYLYWRFLDAHHTKLKDNPRMGLVYKSYEKMSQQKIDTIRRDGAAFLTKLSKNEEV; encoded by the coding sequence ATGGCGGCTTCACTGAGACTCATTTTGGGTGATCAGCTTACGCTGTCGTTACCTATATTGCAGCAGGCCAATAAACAGCACGATGTTATTCTGCTGGCAGAGGTTAAAGAAGAAGCCACCTATGTAAAACATCATAAAAAGAAGCTGGTACTATTGTTCTCGGCCATGCGGCATTTTGCACAAACCTTGAAAGATGAAGGGTACCGGGTTTGTTACCGTGAGTACGGTGATGAAGATAATCAGGGCAGTTTACTTAATGAGGTAAAAAGGTGTCTGCAGGAAAATGAGGCGCTTACCCAGGTTGTGGTAACCGAGCCAGGTGAGTACCGATTGCTAAAGAGTATGCAGCAGTGGTCTTCACAGCTTGATACCCCTGTCGAGATTTCAGAAGATCCGCGTTTTTATGCCAGCGTTGACGACTTTAAAGAATGGGCCAAAGACAGAAAGTCGCTGCGCATGGAATTTTTCTATCGCGAGATGCGCAAGAAACACCAGATTTTGATGGAGCAGGGCGAACCGGCGGGCGGCAAGTGGAACTATGATGCCAGCAACCGTAAAGCCATGCCTGCCAACGTCCATCCCCCTGAACCCACCAGGTTTTCACCTGACACCGTAACGAAGGAAGTCATCAGCTTAGTCGAAACAGAGTTTTCCGATCATTTTGGTGATATTGGCGCGTTTCATTACGCGGTAACCCGTGACCAGGCATTGCAGGTACTTAACGAATTTATTGAACAGCGATTGCCTGACTTTGGCAAGTATCAGGATGCCATGCGCCATAATATGCCCTGGTTATTTCATTCGCATATCTCGTTTTACCTGAATTGCGGCTTACTTAGCGCGCGCGAAGTGGTCCAGCAGGCTGAAGCTGCCTGGTATGCGGGCGAAGCGCCCCTGAATTCGGTAGAAGGGTTTATTCGTCAGATTCTGGGGTGGCGGGAATATGTACGCGGCTTCTATTGGCATTCCATGCCACAGTTACAAAGCGATAATTATTTTAACGCCAAGCGGGATTTGCCCGAGTTTTTCTGGACCGGCCATACTAATATGAATTGCCTGCGTCAGTGCATTCAAGATACCAAACACCATGCATATGCGCATCATATTCAAAGGCTTATGGTCATTGGAAACTTTTCACTGTTGTGTGAACTGGCCCCCGAACAGGTACAAAAATGGTACTTGCTGGTCTATGCCGATGCCTATGAATGGGTAGAATTGCCCAATGTCGCGGGCATGATTTTATACGCCGATGGCGGTAATCTGGCGAGCAAACCCTATATTTCCAGCGGTAGTTATATCAATAAGATGTCTGATTATTGCAAAAACTGTGGCTATAGTGTGTCCAAAAAAACCGGTGACAAGGCGTGTCCGTTTAATTATCTTTACTGGCGATTTTTAGATGCGCACCACACCAAGCTCAAAGATAACCCCAGAATGGGCCTGGTGTACAAAAGCTACGAGAAAATGTCTCAGCAAAAGATTGATACTATTCGCCGCGATGGTGCTGCCTTTTTGACTAAGCTAAGTAAGAATGAAGAAGTCTGA
- a CDS encoding DASH family cryptochrome, giving the protein MSGTYTTGLYWFTRDLRLDDMPALYELNQHVDRLILVYCKQPSWFCQNRFGLSSMGAHRWRFIEQGLADLHQQLGYCQQSLLVFDQEPETVIPNLCIQYAITHVGTSRCAGVYEHRSLATLQNKLSDCSWFIGSAVSMFNESDLPEPVAQMKDSFTPWRKAIEGVLCAEPPVAYKTSLKAPPATLLKADACSIAQAHPSPVNQESWYGGERAGLNQLHHYFYATHNIARYKETRNGLLGWDYSSKFSAWLAQGMLSPRRIIQHINEYETQHTKNNSTYWLYFELLWREFFYWQLQKHGALFFAAGGFKTPHGFGEFDEKAFENWCRGHTGCLIVDAAMRELAHTGFTSNRTRQLCASYLIHELNLPWRYGAAWFEHQLIDYDVASNWGNWLYLAGKGNDPRQQRKFDMQQQTQAYDPEHRFINRWLSK; this is encoded by the coding sequence ATGTCTGGCACCTATACAACCGGCTTGTATTGGTTCACCCGGGATCTGCGCCTTGATGACATGCCTGCCCTGTATGAACTTAACCAACATGTCGACAGGCTTATACTGGTCTATTGCAAGCAGCCAAGCTGGTTTTGCCAGAACCGTTTTGGTTTGTCCTCTATGGGGGCGCACCGGTGGAGATTTATTGAGCAAGGCCTGGCGGATTTGCACCAACAATTAGGCTATTGTCAGCAAAGCTTACTGGTTTTTGACCAGGAACCGGAAACCGTTATTCCCAACCTGTGTATTCAGTATGCTATTACCCATGTGGGTACCTCCCGCTGTGCCGGTGTTTACGAACATCGAAGCCTGGCAACCCTACAAAATAAGCTGTCTGATTGCTCCTGGTTTATTGGTTCTGCAGTTTCTATGTTCAACGAGTCTGATTTACCGGAGCCGGTAGCTCAGATGAAAGACAGTTTTACCCCTTGGCGTAAAGCCATAGAAGGCGTTCTTTGTGCTGAACCGCCCGTGGCTTACAAAACCAGCCTGAAGGCACCGCCTGCAACCCTGCTTAAGGCAGACGCTTGTTCAATCGCACAAGCACATCCCTCGCCGGTTAATCAGGAAAGCTGGTACGGGGGTGAACGTGCTGGCTTAAACCAGTTGCACCACTATTTTTATGCCACCCATAATATTGCTCGCTACAAAGAAACACGAAACGGTCTGTTGGGTTGGGATTATTCCTCAAAGTTTTCAGCCTGGTTGGCGCAGGGCATGCTTTCACCCCGGCGAATTATTCAGCATATTAATGAGTATGAAACACAGCATACCAAAAACAATTCTACCTACTGGCTGTACTTTGAATTATTGTGGCGGGAGTTTTTCTACTGGCAGTTACAAAAACATGGCGCCCTGTTTTTTGCAGCCGGAGGCTTCAAAACACCACACGGCTTCGGTGAATTTGATGAAAAGGCGTTTGAAAACTGGTGTCGGGGACATACCGGGTGCTTAATTGTGGATGCAGCGATGCGTGAATTAGCCCACACCGGCTTTACCTCGAATCGAACACGACAGTTGTGTGCCAGCTATCTCATCCATGAACTTAATCTACCCTGGCGCTATGGCGCGGCATGGTTCGAACATCAGTTAATTGATTACGACGTAGCCAGTAACTGGGGGAACTGGCTGTATCTGGCTGGCAAAGGCAATGATCCCCGTCAACAACGTAAATTTGATATGCAACAACAAACCCAGGCTTATGACCCTGAGCATCGCTTTATCAACCGGTGGCTATCCAAATGA
- a CDS encoding IS256 family transposase, whose translation MPISDKLIDQLLDDCDSPEDILGEAGLLKQLTKKVAERALEAEMEAHLGYAPNDAAGNNSGNSRNGKTKKSVRSTNGDVELHIPRDRNGSFDPKLVRKGEHQLNGFDERIVALYARGMTTRDIQAYLEEAYGVEVSATFISQVTNAVMDEVKAWQHRPLEKLYPVVYLDCLVVRSRDSGVVQNKSVYLALGINTDGEKELLGLWMAQTEGAKFWLSVMNELKNRGVEDIFIACCDGLKGFPEAIEAVYPKTQVQLCIVHQIRHSLRYVNWKQRKIIAADLKLIYGAATRAEAEQALELFAEKWDCEHPTISRSWRANWERLCVFFDYPVEIRKAIYTTNAIESLNASLRKITKTRRSFPNDEAVMKVLYLALHQASKKWTMPIRNWKPAMAQFEIMYQDRI comes from the coding sequence ATGCCAATATCAGACAAACTCATCGACCAACTGCTTGACGACTGTGATTCACCAGAAGACATTTTAGGCGAAGCTGGCCTGCTCAAGCAGCTTACCAAGAAGGTTGCTGAACGAGCGTTAGAAGCCGAAATGGAAGCCCATCTGGGCTACGCGCCCAACGATGCGGCTGGTAACAACAGCGGCAACTCTCGCAACGGTAAAACGAAGAAGAGTGTTCGCAGCACCAATGGTGATGTTGAACTCCATATTCCACGCGATCGCAACGGCAGTTTTGACCCCAAGTTAGTACGCAAAGGCGAACATCAGCTAAACGGATTTGATGAGCGCATTGTTGCCCTTTACGCGCGCGGCATGACCACGCGGGATATTCAGGCTTACCTTGAAGAAGCTTACGGTGTTGAGGTCTCTGCCACCTTCATATCGCAGGTAACGAACGCGGTGATGGACGAGGTTAAGGCCTGGCAGCATCGGCCGCTGGAAAAGCTTTACCCGGTGGTTTATCTCGACTGTTTAGTGGTTCGTAGTCGTGACTCTGGCGTGGTACAAAATAAATCCGTGTATCTGGCGCTTGGCATTAATACCGACGGTGAAAAAGAGTTATTAGGTCTGTGGATGGCCCAAACTGAGGGCGCCAAGTTCTGGTTGTCGGTGATGAACGAGCTTAAAAACCGTGGTGTGGAGGATATCTTCATCGCCTGCTGTGATGGCCTCAAAGGCTTCCCGGAAGCCATTGAAGCGGTATACCCGAAAACACAGGTGCAGCTGTGTATCGTGCATCAAATTCGCCACTCGCTGCGCTACGTGAACTGGAAGCAGCGTAAGATTATCGCGGCGGATTTAAAACTGATTTATGGTGCGGCCACTCGTGCTGAAGCCGAGCAGGCCCTCGAGCTTTTTGCAGAAAAATGGGATTGCGAACACCCGACCATCAGCCGCTCCTGGCGGGCGAACTGGGAACGTTTATGCGTATTCTTCGATTATCCGGTCGAGATACGCAAGGCCATTTACACCACCAATGCGATTGAGTCGCTGAACGCGTCCCTGCGAAAAATCACCAAGACCCGCCGGTCGTTCCCGAACGACGAAGCCGTCATGAAGGTGTTGTACCTAGCCTTGCATCAGGCTTCGAAAAAGTGGACGATGCCCATACGCAACTGGAAACCGGCCATGGCGCAGTTCGAGATTATGTACCAGGATCGGATTTAA
- a CDS encoding outer membrane beta-barrel protein, with protein MKRTFFAAVVAGLSMNAFAAQNFSSAPSWDYVEAGYQVADIDDAGDFEPAGYALAASAAVGENFFLKAAYRDLSEDKYGLEVELSQLTAGFGYRYSASKTTDLFGALTFERLDAEFSGGGLSMEGDDDGFGIEAGVRSMVIDHLELSAAVKHVELEEGDTGFEVGANFYITPNFAVGASYEARDDFDFVGADLRINF; from the coding sequence ATGAAACGCACTTTTTTCGCAGCTGTTGTAGCTGGTCTTTCCATGAATGCTTTCGCGGCACAGAACTTTTCATCTGCTCCTTCGTGGGATTATGTAGAAGCGGGTTACCAGGTTGCTGATATTGATGATGCTGGTGATTTCGAGCCTGCGGGATACGCATTAGCAGCTTCAGCCGCGGTCGGTGAAAATTTCTTTTTGAAAGCTGCTTACCGGGATTTGAGTGAAGATAAATATGGGTTAGAAGTGGAATTAAGTCAGCTAACCGCTGGATTTGGTTATCGTTACAGCGCAAGCAAAACTACTGACTTATTTGGTGCTTTGACCTTTGAGCGCCTCGATGCCGAATTCTCGGGTGGCGGTCTTTCTATGGAAGGCGACGATGATGGTTTTGGCATTGAAGCCGGGGTACGCTCTATGGTTATTGATCACCTGGAATTGTCTGCAGCTGTAAAACATGTAGAGCTGGAAGAAGGTGACACTGGCTTTGAAGTAGGCGCAAATTTTTATATTACTCCTAACTTTGCTGTTGGCGCCTCTTATGAAGCAAGAGATGACTTTGACTTTGTTGGTGCAGATCTACGCATTAATTTCTAA
- a CDS encoding cryptochrome/photolyase family protein produces MTVPVSLMWFRNDLRVKDNPALNAACDEGKIIPIYIYDTAAPDDSKPGGASAWWLHQSLTSLDERLNGHLQIFKGDAATLIPQLLEKFDVERVFWNRCYEPWPIKRDKQLKQQLKEQDIQVKSFNASLLWEPANIQTQSGGPYKVFTPYYKKGCLNQPEPRYPKAPPARITYADVPDKGDGLAALELMPAINWYADIEKEWRPGEEGAADRLSEFLSDAADHYDEERDIPSVAGTSKLSPHLHWGEISPNQIWYAVKGKYGDQENKDIETFLSELGWREFSYYMLYHFPHIVDENFKEKFNHFNWRYSKNELKAWQEGKTGIPIVDAGMRQLWQKGWMHNRVRMIVGSFLVKNLLMHWNQGEQWFWDCLVDADLASNTAGWQWVAGSGADASPYFRVFNPVLQGERFDKAGDYVREFCPELKDMPDKHLHKPWEAPKEVLRQAGVSLGDNYPEPLVDLKQSRQRALDAFDQIKGK; encoded by the coding sequence GTGACAGTACCGGTGAGCCTGATGTGGTTCAGAAATGATCTGCGGGTAAAAGACAATCCAGCGTTAAATGCGGCCTGTGATGAAGGCAAAATTATCCCGATCTATATTTATGATACGGCGGCGCCGGATGACAGTAAGCCGGGCGGTGCCAGCGCCTGGTGGTTACATCAGTCGCTCACCAGTCTCGATGAACGCTTAAATGGGCATCTGCAAATATTTAAGGGCGATGCGGCTACATTAATCCCCCAATTGCTTGAAAAATTTGATGTTGAGCGGGTGTTCTGGAATCGCTGTTATGAACCCTGGCCCATCAAACGTGACAAGCAACTTAAACAACAACTCAAAGAGCAGGATATCCAGGTAAAAAGCTTTAATGCCAGCCTGCTATGGGAGCCTGCCAACATCCAGACTCAAAGTGGCGGGCCCTATAAGGTCTTTACCCCCTACTATAAAAAAGGGTGTCTGAATCAGCCTGAGCCACGTTATCCCAAAGCCCCTCCGGCGCGTATAACCTATGCAGATGTACCAGATAAAGGTGATGGGTTAGCAGCACTGGAGTTGATGCCTGCGATTAACTGGTATGCCGATATTGAGAAGGAATGGCGGCCAGGCGAAGAAGGCGCCGCGGACAGGCTTAGTGAGTTTTTGTCAGACGCTGCGGATCACTATGACGAAGAGCGTGATATTCCATCAGTGGCAGGTACCTCAAAATTATCGCCGCATTTGCACTGGGGTGAGATATCTCCTAACCAGATATGGTATGCCGTTAAAGGAAAATACGGCGATCAGGAAAACAAAGACATTGAGACCTTTTTAAGCGAGCTGGGATGGCGCGAGTTTAGTTATTATATGTTGTATCACTTTCCCCATATTGTGGATGAAAACTTCAAGGAAAAATTCAATCACTTCAACTGGCGTTATAGCAAAAATGAGTTAAAGGCCTGGCAAGAGGGCAAGACGGGGATCCCGATTGTGGATGCGGGTATGCGTCAGTTGTGGCAAAAAGGCTGGATGCACAACCGGGTCAGAATGATAGTGGGTTCGTTTCTGGTGAAAAATCTATTGATGCACTGGAACCAGGGTGAGCAATGGTTCTGGGATTGTCTGGTGGATGCGGATCTGGCCAGCAATACGGCCGGGTGGCAGTGGGTGGCCGGCTCCGGCGCCGATGCATCGCCGTATTTTCGGGTATTTAATCCGGTATTGCAGGGTGAGCGGTTTGATAAAGCCGGTGATTATGTACGTGAGTTTTGTCCTGAGCTTAAGGATATGCCGGATAAACATCTGCACAAACCCTGGGAAGCACCAAAAGAAGTGTTGCGACAGGCCGGGGTAAGTTTAGGCGATAACTACCCTGAACCGCTGGTGGATTTAAAACAAAGTCGACAACGTGCTTTAGACGCCTTTGACCAGATAAAGGGAAAATAA
- the rmf gene encoding ribosome modulation factor — translation MKRQKRDKLTRAHAKGYQAGISGRSKEYCPFQSFDTRSHWLGGWREAVGDRQDGLSVR, via the coding sequence ATGAAACGACAAAAAAGAGACAAATTGACTCGCGCCCATGCAAAAGGGTATCAGGCTGGAATCAGCGGTCGCTCGAAAGAATACTGCCCATTTCAGTCTTTTGACACGAGGTCACACTGGTTAGGAGGATGGCGAGAAGCGGTTGGCGACAGACAAGACGGCCTGTCCGTAAGATAA
- a CDS encoding L-dopachrome tautomerase-related protein: MTFKKSAAILTSALLSTSVYANEPQQVAQVKGTQITGISVSHDGEIFISAPNWRDGVKFAVAEVNTETNEVTPYPDNKYNRCVADSLVKDDCFLAVQSVIAHNKKLYVLDTRNPKFKTVEDAPRVFVINLQTNHVESVLTLSKEAYHADSYINDLRIDDKTQRIYMTDSNHPGLVVYNLKTNDSYRVLNEHKTTTAEVETLDIAGTPFENVIHTDGIALDRVNDTLYFHTLSGYSLYAINTKDINNTSSQKTADAVWEVAQTGAPDGMIYADNGNLFLANLEKRTIDYLTPAQELRTLVSGEKVNWADTFSIYNNDLYYTNSKIQDAGADVSQMHFEIFKVALPQ, encoded by the coding sequence ATGACTTTCAAAAAATCTGCAGCAATACTCACCAGCGCATTATTAAGCACTTCTGTTTATGCGAACGAACCGCAACAAGTAGCCCAGGTGAAGGGAACACAAATTACCGGAATCTCTGTGAGTCACGATGGCGAAATATTTATCAGCGCCCCGAACTGGCGTGACGGCGTAAAGTTTGCGGTGGCAGAAGTTAACACAGAAACAAACGAGGTAACGCCTTACCCTGATAATAAATACAATCGGTGTGTCGCCGACAGCCTCGTAAAAGACGACTGCTTTTTAGCGGTGCAATCGGTTATTGCTCACAATAAAAAGTTGTACGTATTAGATACCCGTAATCCGAAGTTTAAAACGGTTGAAGATGCTCCCCGAGTGTTTGTCATCAATTTACAAACAAACCATGTTGAATCAGTATTAACCTTATCGAAAGAAGCTTATCATGCAGATTCCTACATTAATGATTTACGCATTGATGATAAAACCCAACGAATCTATATGACAGATTCTAATCACCCGGGGCTGGTGGTTTATAATTTAAAAACCAATGATAGTTATCGGGTTTTGAATGAGCACAAAACGACTACCGCAGAAGTAGAGACATTGGACATTGCAGGAACTCCGTTTGAAAATGTCATTCATACGGACGGTATAGCATTGGATAGAGTCAATGATACGTTGTATTTTCATACACTGAGCGGCTATAGTCTGTATGCTATCAATACCAAAGATATAAACAACACCTCGAGCCAAAAGACAGCGGATGCCGTTTGGGAAGTTGCTCAAACCGGGGCTCCTGACGGTATGATTTACGCTGACAACGGTAACCTGTTTTTAGCCAATCTGGAAAAACGAACTATTGATTACCTTACGCCAGCGCAGGAGCTGAGAACATTGGTAAGTGGTGAAAAAGTCAATTGGGCTGATACATTCAGCATATACAACAATGACCTATATTACACAAATAGTAAGATCCAAGATGCCGGCGCTGATGTTAGTCAGATGCACTTTGAAATTTTTAAGGTTGCTTTGCCTCAATAA
- a CDS encoding DUF2256 domain-containing protein: MKKSELPSKMCPVCHRPFYWRKKWEKNWDAVKYCSKRCAGNRQKVSL; encoded by the coding sequence ATGAAGAAGTCTGAGCTGCCATCTAAAATGTGTCCGGTGTGCCACAGACCTTTTTATTGGCGCAAAAAGTGGGAAAAAAACTGGGACGCCGTAAAGTATTGCTCCAAACGTTGCGCCGGTAATCGCCAGAAAGTCAGTCTTTAA
- a CDS encoding YrzE family protein, producing MVSYKVPIFRIFYIWLNRASISVVTIEDSLIIWRMDIRKIRYAGVFGLAALFSPLAFAQAQGTVSLAGHFFTSVLAGVIIAVGIQFLLSNLAIALGISAVGDLRDNKYNNNGDSNNSSQSSSSSSEPGSTGTKVISGLGIFSTVTMSISLFIGTWLALDLAQSTTILNGAITGLIIWALFFIACLYFDIKFTTSITGRLFSFIQTSLTKTGSAVSGIFSSRNQPKPEEFAQQTVKAIHDEIRQEFDVSEIDKKIKSYIDQASSNHSPREFRKEIEKLIHEIEIEEQYTTDDPDAARKLILEVASKQSNVSDRDKKKLSDAVNHTKTAMREGGSNHQKATAAFDKLSPSSEDEGQKYRQAVSDYLDKMGQDEVSSEQIEKDLETIFNDPSQSKQVLRQRIQQVDRNTIKAAISSHKDMDEQKADRVLSVFDKLVDKAKSVQQSGNSESEQGSQTTNLPVKRTRAETRVQDWFDRTQRPELKYRDLKADFMEILDDPKMAPEILSKRVSKMDDKTVRALLTNNNQLDESDIDEYMAKYNEAKDDLLKRLDTFQSEAKTRMQSLQNAAFDQSEAVRKTAASAAWWIFVSALVSAGSALLAGRV from the coding sequence GTGGTTAGTTATAAAGTACCAATATTCCGAATTTTTTATATTTGGTTAAACCGGGCTTCAATTTCAGTAGTAACCATTGAAGACTCATTAATTATTTGGAGAATGGACATACGCAAAATCAGGTACGCCGGGGTATTTGGCTTGGCCGCTTTATTCAGCCCGCTGGCTTTTGCACAGGCTCAGGGTACAGTCTCATTGGCAGGGCACTTTTTTACCAGTGTTTTAGCCGGGGTTATTATTGCCGTAGGCATTCAATTCCTATTAAGCAACCTGGCAATTGCATTAGGTATTAGCGCGGTCGGCGACTTACGTGACAATAAGTACAACAACAATGGTGATAGTAACAACTCTTCACAATCTTCATCGAGTTCTTCTGAGCCTGGTAGCACCGGCACCAAAGTGATATCAGGTCTGGGGATATTCAGTACCGTCACCATGTCTATATCGCTGTTTATTGGTACCTGGTTGGCACTGGATCTGGCGCAAAGTACGACCATTTTAAACGGTGCGATTACCGGACTTATTATATGGGCACTGTTTTTTATTGCCTGTCTTTATTTTGATATTAAATTTACAACCAGCATTACCGGACGTTTGTTTTCTTTTATTCAAACAAGTTTAACTAAAACCGGTTCAGCTGTTTCCGGTATTTTCAGTTCAAGAAATCAGCCAAAGCCAGAAGAGTTTGCACAGCAAACCGTTAAAGCTATCCACGATGAAATTCGTCAGGAATTTGATGTTTCTGAAATAGATAAGAAAATAAAAAGTTATATTGATCAGGCTTCCTCTAATCATTCTCCTCGTGAATTCCGTAAAGAAATTGAAAAGCTGATCCACGAAATTGAAATTGAAGAACAATATACCACTGATGACCCAGATGCTGCGCGCAAGCTTATTTTAGAAGTTGCTAGTAAGCAATCGAATGTCAGTGACAGGGATAAGAAAAAGCTCTCAGATGCGGTCAATCATACCAAAACCGCGATGCGTGAAGGCGGTTCAAATCATCAAAAAGCAACCGCTGCGTTTGATAAGTTGAGTCCCAGCAGCGAAGATGAAGGGCAGAAATATCGCCAGGCCGTATCAGATTATCTTGATAAGATGGGTCAGGATGAAGTGTCTTCTGAACAGATTGAAAAAGATCTTGAAACCATTTTTAATGATCCTTCACAGTCTAAACAAGTTCTGCGCCAGCGTATCCAACAGGTTGACCGTAATACCATAAAAGCCGCGATATCCTCGCACAAAGATATGGATGAGCAGAAAGCAGATCGTGTTTTATCGGTATTCGATAAATTGGTAGATAAAGCAAAATCAGTACAACAATCAGGAAACTCTGAAAGCGAGCAGGGCAGTCAGACCACTAATCTGCCAGTGAAGCGTACACGTGCTGAAACACGGGTGCAGGATTGGTTCGACCGGACCCAACGCCCAGAATTAAAATATCGCGACCTTAAAGCTGATTTTATGGAAATCTTAGATGATCCTAAAATGGCTCCGGAGATTTTGTCTAAACGTGTTTCTAAGATGGACGACAAAACGGTTCGTGCATTACTTACTAACAATAATCAATTAGACGAATCAGATATTGATGAATATATGGCGAAATACAATGAAGCTAAAGATGATTTGTTAAAACGCCTGGATACCTTCCAATCTGAAGCTAAAACACGGATGCAATCATTACAGAATGCAGCATTTGATCAATCAGAAGCCGTTCGTAAAACAGCAGCGTCAGCAGCGTGGTGGATTTTTGTGTCAGCGCTGGTAAGTGCAGGCTCGGCCTTATTAGCCGGGAGAGTGTAA